In the Actinomycetota bacterium genome, GAAAGACTGAGCTCATTGAGGTCATAAAGTCGTTGGAAAAAGAAAGGGAAAATCTAAAGAGGGAGACAGGAAAGCTAAGAGAGCGACTCCGAGCTTATGAGAAGGAAGCAGCGGCTCATGAAGGAATATTGGGTTCTTTCACAAAGGAATTGGAGGAATTGAAATTTGCTGCTGGTTTAACTGCTGTTATGGGACCGGGTGTGGAGGTGACTCTGGGCGATGCCTTACAGGTTCCTCCGGGTGAGGATCCTAACGATTACATCATACATGACTATGACCTACGCATAGTGGTAAATGCCCTTTGGGATGGTGGAGCTGAGGCCATCGCCATAAATAATCAGCGATTGGTTTCCACGAGTGCCATTCGCTGTGCGGGAAATACCATTTTAGTTAATTCCATGAGGCTCGCCACACCCTATAAGATTAGAGCCATTGGAAATTCTGAGCGACTTTACCGAGCTCTACAGGAGAACAAAGATGCATCGAAGCTTTTATGGGATTATGCGAAGTCCTTTGGTCTAATTGCTGAGATTAAAACCTTATCACATATCAAAATCCCAGCTTATAGTGGGAGTTTACGTGTAGAGCACGCTCGGGCCATAAAGGGAGAGGATTAAATTGGGAAGGCTCTATCTCTTACCCATCTTGGGTCTACTCATAGGTGTCCTATTGGGCTTGGTACTGAGGGTGGATATTCCATCGGTTTACGTTCCATACTTGGGCATAGCACTTCTGGCGGCTCTGGATAGTGCCTTTGGAGGTTTAAGAGCAAGTCTTGAGGGGAAATTCAATGACAAACTCTTCATGTCGGGTTTTTTTGGCAATACATTAATGGCCGCATTCATTGTCTACATAGGCGATCGATTGGGAATTCCATTATATTTGGCCGCCGTGGTCGCTTTCGGAGTCAGGCTTTTCCAGAATCTCGCCCTCATCAGGCGTTTAATCTTCCAGAGCAGAGGTTGGGAGTAGTGAAGATGAACATCTTTCACCTCCGGCGCATTCAGAGTAAGAGGATGGAGATCACCATCGCCATAATCTGTGCCATCATCGGTTTTCTTTTGGTTACTCAATTAAGGGTGCAAGGAGCCCTAAGCCGCAAATTAATGGAACTTTCAGAACAAGATTTGGGACAGATCATAGGGGAACTAAATGTGGAGATTGATGCATTGCACAAGGAAGTTACCGGTATGCGAATTCAATCCTATAAATATCGGCGTGAGGCTGCTGATAAGCAGGCAATTCTCGATGAAGCTGCGAAGAATTTGGAGGATTTAAGGATTGTTGCTGGATTGACAAGGGTGCAAGGAAATGGCATTCAGATTCTCATCACTGATAAAGAGGGTATTCTCAACGAGCATGACATTCTGGAGATTATACAGGAGCTGAGGGCCGCGGGTGCTGAGGGGATATCCATCAATGATCAGCGCGTTGTAGCAAGATCCGCTCTGGAAAAGAGAGAGGGATATATAGGAATGAATGGTAAGAGGATTCAATCACCTTATACCATAAAAGCCATTGGGAATCCGGAGATTCTTTATCAGGCTTTGACCTTACCCGGTGGGATAAAGGATGCTCTCGATTCCCTGGAGGGTATTTCTTTTCGGATTATTAAGAAGAGTAAAGTTATAATACCCGCTTTAAGCCCTCCTAAATATCACTATATTGCTCCTATCAAGGGGGAATAGGGGAGAGAACGGATTTCGCTCGAATCCATCGGCATATGAGCCAGTGATGATACCCCTGAAATTTTCCATGGATGGTCGATCCTTAAGTGCGGTTGTAGAGCGGATTGCGAGGGGAATTGAGAGAAAGCCCGTAAACGCCGGCATCGGGGTCAAAAACGCTCAGGTTGAAGCCATTCTTCGCAATGATACTTCGCCCATTTGCTGATAAAGACCTGGTGCAGTCCAAGCACTATAACTGTCGCCATTGGTACCGATTTTTGGTACAGAGATTTCGTATATCGCTTCTCCTTTCACCAATCTAAACCCTACCCCATAGAATATAAAGAGGATCCCACCCTTCCTGAAGGAGAGCAGGTTGTT is a window encoding:
- a CDS encoding DUF881 domain-containing protein encodes the protein MNIFHLRRIQSKRMEITIAIICAIIGFLLVTQLRVQGALSRKLMELSEQDLGQIIGELNVEIDALHKEVTGMRIQSYKYRREAADKQAILDEAAKNLEDLRIVAGLTRVQGNGIQILITDKEGILNEHDILEIIQELRAAGAEGISINDQRVVARSALEKREGYIGMNGKRIQSPYTIKAIGNPEILYQALTLPGGIKDALDSLEGISFRIIKKSKVIIPALSPPKYHYIAPIKGE
- a CDS encoding small basic family protein codes for the protein MGRLYLLPILGLLIGVLLGLVLRVDIPSVYVPYLGIALLAALDSAFGGLRASLEGKFNDKLFMSGFFGNTLMAAFIVYIGDRLGIPLYLAAVVAFGVRLFQNLALIRRLIFQSRGWE
- a CDS encoding DUF881 domain-containing protein, whose translation is MNEARRFFSPILICLILGFLLSTAFYAQQRTRERVGPRKTELIEVIKSLEKERENLKRETGKLRERLRAYEKEAAAHEGILGSFTKELEELKFAAGLTAVMGPGVEVTLGDALQVPPGEDPNDYIIHDYDLRIVVNALWDGGAEAIAINNQRLVSTSAIRCAGNTILVNSMRLATPYKIRAIGNSERLYRALQENKDASKLLWDYAKSFGLIAEIKTLSHIKIPAYSGSLRVEHARAIKGED